In a single window of the Bacillus mycoides genome:
- a CDS encoding ABC transporter permease subunit, with amino-acid sequence MFQKALWLRTYQQSKYVVWLFWFVSFYTLSYKYYMASIQQLYFLKENKQWNYVYHYHFDLTLIDPVILLGSVLIVLACTLIGWERQNNSSDLLWSMPFKRSHLYITKWLFGICNIAAIIVLNWGLFAIMKKTTFHNKYQVFSPFHSYFIYMLIVLIAIYTLALCIGTITGNILSQGLLTAAIFMFPLLFPSLISAVIAVHSNTDFHEDNGNMHRVMENIRISGPAEDFHIRFDYNPQNAYTDPDGVRHNEPNFTKIPSVKTLIGPIVNIIILLPLGIYLYVRSVNERNGSFLLYPKLQKTFMVCAIFCIGISGGLIIGGTHSLLNFYIGLFGTSIISYFLLSKILRLKVSWNFK; translated from the coding sequence ATGTTTCAAAAAGCACTATGGCTAAGAACATATCAACAAAGTAAATATGTTGTGTGGTTGTTTTGGTTCGTTAGCTTCTATACTTTATCATATAAATACTATATGGCTTCTATTCAACAGCTATACTTTCTAAAAGAAAATAAACAGTGGAACTATGTATATCATTACCACTTTGATTTAACACTTATAGACCCTGTCATATTATTAGGTAGTGTACTTATCGTTCTAGCCTGCACATTAATCGGATGGGAAAGACAAAATAACTCTAGTGACTTGTTGTGGTCTATGCCCTTTAAACGTTCACACCTCTATATAACAAAGTGGTTGTTTGGAATCTGCAACATTGCAGCAATCATCGTATTAAACTGGGGACTATTCGCCATTATGAAAAAAACAACTTTTCATAATAAGTATCAAGTATTTTCCCCATTTCATTCTTATTTTATATACATGTTAATTGTATTAATTGCTATTTATACACTTGCTTTATGTATAGGAACAATTACTGGGAATATTCTCTCGCAGGGACTTCTCACTGCAGCTATATTCATGTTTCCATTGTTATTTCCATCCCTTATCTCAGCAGTCATCGCTGTTCACTCGAATACTGACTTTCATGAGGACAATGGCAATATGCATCGTGTTATGGAAAACATACGCATTTCAGGTCCAGCAGAAGATTTTCATATTAGATTTGATTATAATCCGCAAAATGCCTATACCGATCCTGATGGAGTGCGTCATAATGAACCAAACTTTACAAAAATTCCTTCAGTAAAAACATTGATTGGACCTATTGTAAATATAATTATTTTATTACCACTCGGTATATATTTATATGTTCGTTCAGTCAATGAGCGGAATGGTAGTTTCTTACTATATCCAAAGCTTCAAAAAACATTTATGGTCTGCGCTATTTTCTGTATTGGAATTAGCGGTGGTTTAATAATTGGTGGGACCCATTCGTTGCTTAATTTTTACATTGGTTTGTTCGGAACAAGCATAATTAGCTATTTTCTTCTATCTAAAATATTGAGATTGAAGGTCTCTTGGAATTTCAAATAA
- a CDS encoding ABC transporter permease subunit: protein MFHKALWMWNWKRGKYAVLLFFFYTLYLLSFGYYKAAQQQLANYYKLHEKGTFYYDYVFSSNTGNSFSITILIISIACLLIGWERSNQSNALLMTMPFKRKDVFLSKWAFGSFWIVGSLLVNWIVMYFIYRTTIHLDYQSFEPFHRYFLYAIVSYVAVYTAALCIGAFTGSVVSQIVFCIPWLLMGLTFISLLYNFTINHLDAQNNRNSSLYESLSEINNKTNIVAPIYNFSIYYDYDPKSLEKENDSTTLRDPASYRYYSAKSMLVPIFYTIFYLILGTYLYKRSPNENSQKIFIFQKHLRIWIWGTTIYFALLGGYKINQFNFLLNYYISLLLAGIITYVVLSRLTNYKVF from the coding sequence ATGTTTCATAAGGCGTTGTGGATGTGGAATTGGAAACGCGGGAAATATGCTGTACTACTGTTCTTCTTTTATACTCTTTATCTTCTATCTTTCGGATACTATAAAGCAGCTCAGCAACAACTTGCTAATTATTATAAATTACATGAAAAGGGAACGTTTTATTATGATTATGTTTTTTCGTCAAATACAGGTAATAGTTTTTCGATAACTATTCTTATTATTTCTATTGCTTGTCTATTAATAGGATGGGAACGTAGCAACCAGTCTAATGCACTACTTATGACAATGCCATTTAAAAGAAAAGATGTTTTCTTATCTAAATGGGCTTTCGGTTCATTCTGGATTGTGGGGTCTCTTCTTGTAAACTGGATTGTTATGTACTTTATTTATAGAACAACAATTCATTTGGATTATCAATCATTCGAACCATTTCATCGATACTTTCTTTATGCAATTGTTTCATATGTTGCAGTATATACAGCTGCATTATGTATTGGTGCCTTTACTGGAAGCGTTGTTTCACAAATCGTTTTTTGTATTCCTTGGTTACTAATGGGTCTTACATTTATTTCATTACTATACAATTTTACAATAAATCATTTAGATGCTCAGAATAATAGAAATTCTTCCTTATATGAAAGTCTTTCTGAAATAAATAATAAAACAAATATAGTTGCACCAATATATAATTTTTCTATTTATTACGATTATGATCCAAAATCACTTGAAAAAGAAAACGATTCAACCACTTTAAGAGATCCAGCATCTTATAGGTACTATTCGGCTAAATCCATGTTAGTCCCTATTTTCTATACAATATTTTACTTAATACTTGGCACATATTTATACAAACGTTCTCCAAATGAAAATAGTCAAAAGATATTTATTTTCCAAAAACATTTACGAATATGGATATGGGGGACAACCATTTATTTTGCATTACTAGGTGGCTATAAAATAAATCAATTTAATTTCTTACTTAACTATTACATCAGTTTGCTTCTCGCTGGAATCATTACTTATGTTGTACTATCACGTCTAACAAATTATAAAGTTTTTTAA
- a CDS encoding ABC transporter ATP-binding protein, translating to MLKVTNLKKTIDNQTILDDVSFTLQKGSIVGLLGRNGAGKTTLLRTMVGILDPDEGTVTYENTDVHMHPEIKQKVVYVPDSTNILNGYTVKEIVKFYKAVYTAFDEQYFYEILERFNLPNKRIRSYSKGMKALLAIILAFAAKAEYVILDEPTNGLDPIVKRQILQFLVEEVAEKEITIFISTHHLDEVEKIADTIIILKGHTVDSITSLDDAKSRFAKIQVAYERSLPQKLENLSNIKILNQTGKVYTILIEENVATTLEKFYKEQPILIEELSMSLEDVFVTTLEEDGYVS from the coding sequence ATGTTGAAAGTGACAAACTTGAAGAAAACAATTGATAACCAAACGATTTTAGACGATGTTTCTTTCACATTACAAAAAGGTAGTATCGTCGGATTGCTCGGAAGAAACGGTGCGGGGAAAACAACTTTATTACGAACGATGGTCGGCATTTTAGACCCCGATGAAGGAACTGTTACATATGAGAATACAGATGTTCATATGCATCCTGAAATTAAACAAAAAGTTGTATACGTTCCAGACTCTACTAACATACTGAACGGATATACAGTAAAAGAAATCGTAAAGTTTTATAAAGCGGTTTATACAGCATTTGATGAACAATATTTTTATGAAATATTAGAACGTTTTAATTTACCAAACAAACGTATTCGTAGTTACTCAAAAGGAATGAAAGCACTGCTTGCGATCATTTTAGCTTTCGCTGCAAAAGCAGAATATGTCATTTTAGATGAACCGACAAACGGACTTGATCCTATCGTCAAAAGACAGATTCTACAATTTCTCGTTGAAGAAGTGGCAGAAAAAGAAATTACAATTTTCATCTCCACTCACCATTTAGATGAAGTTGAAAAAATTGCCGATACAATCATTATTTTAAAAGGACATACAGTAGATTCTATTACATCACTAGATGATGCAAAATCACGATTTGCCAAAATACAAGTTGCTTATGAACGTTCATTACCTCAAAAACTAGAAAACTTAAGCAATATTAAAATATTAAACCAAACAGGAAAAGTATATACAATCTTAATTGAGGAAAATGTGGCTACAACACTGGAGAAGTTTTATAAAGAGCAACCAATACTCATTGAAGAATTATCAATGTCACTTGAAGATGTCTTCGTTACGACACTTGAGGAGGATGGGTATGTTTCATAA
- a CDS encoding GntR family transcriptional regulator — protein MHIQLDPRSNTPIWEQIVQNIKELVLKNMLAPSDKLPSVRELASLLVINPNTVSKAYQELERQGIIETLRGKGTFVAQSITPTLDERKIAMVEKQFHQLLLEASYLGITKDKIHDWIDSYYKEIGGNTDVESDKLEENN, from the coding sequence TTGCATATTCAACTTGATCCAAGAAGCAACACTCCGATATGGGAACAAATTGTTCAAAATATAAAAGAGCTCGTACTAAAAAATATGTTAGCTCCAAGTGATAAACTTCCTTCTGTACGCGAGCTTGCTTCTTTGCTCGTTATAAATCCAAATACAGTAAGTAAAGCTTATCAAGAATTAGAGCGACAAGGGATTATTGAAACATTACGAGGAAAAGGAACATTTGTAGCCCAATCGATTACCCCAACATTAGACGAAAGGAAAATCGCTATGGTTGAAAAGCAATTTCATCAATTATTACTAGAAGCCTCTTATCTTGGGATTACGAAAGATAAAATTCACGATTGGATAGATTCATACTATAAAGAGATTGGAGGAAATACAGATGTTGAAAGTGACAAACTTGAAGAAAACAATTGA